The following is a genomic window from Neodiprion lecontei isolate iyNeoLeco1 chromosome 4, iyNeoLeco1.1, whole genome shotgun sequence.
aaacgcatttttttctaaatttccgtaagtgtgtgtgtgtgtgtgtgtgtgtgtgtgtgtgtgtgtcacaAAAATGGTTGTACGCTCTCTAACTTCCGTAAATTTCAACCGAtggttatgattttttttgcacaatttGGGTAGCGTACGCGGTCGATTGGTATTGAATTTGACAGGAATCCCTTAAGGTGCTtagattttacaaaattttgaaaaatcgagttAATCGCTCTAAATTACGTAAATTTGAAGCTATCGAGCTGAATTTATGTACACAAATAGATTAGAGGACAAGGATGATTGAgattgaatttcacaaaaatccCTCAACGGCTTCTTGAGGGATTCAAGAATCATTAAAAACACTAAGATTGATTTCCGTtaagtttttgatttttcgataCTTATGATGGTGTAACTCCCGAACGAATCGGAGGTTCATAATTTCCTTTGGAGGAAAACTTGATTGTAACTGGTCGAATgcaagtaaaaaatttcaggaaaatcgAAGGTGTcgcaattcaaaaaattttgatttttttttttcgaaaaaattttagaattgtgtggttggaaaaattttgaaaaatttttttcagaaaactcggacttattgacacattttatacttgtatcattttttgaaaaaaatgaaagctcTTGAAGGTAGAGCCAGTTGAAAGAAGTCTGtttcgaaaaagttgaaaaatcggaaaattcataaaatcgaCACAGGTGGCTCAATCGAAAAACGGCCGAAcacgtgttcttttttttcgatagacgaattgagaaaaaaattgacaccgAGATCGGCGTCGGTGACCTTCACCGATTAGGTGAAATGGTGTGGAATACCTCATACATATTATCTTATGCGGAACCACTGATATACATATGACTATATATCTCTATTGGTAACGTAATTGGTTAAGGAGAAACATTAGCTACCGTAGAAACAATTTCCGCATATGTACTAGGGTGgctcattttttaatttttatttgtaaggtgctgttcgaaaaatttgttacaaatattgaaaataaaactgtcGTAAAATCTGGAGgcggtaggaaaatatttagaggtcaCTACCAATTATCGAAATGAATTGGATCACGGTACCAAAAAACTaaactaatatatatacatgtattagtttacaaaatttcttcTCGTTTCGTAATCTCATATCATtagaacaatttttgaaattaaaaagaaaaaaaaaaattaatttcaataattggtagcgacctctaaatattttcctacctcctccaggtttaacgagtttttttttcaatatttgtcacaattttttcgagtagtacattaaaaaaaaaaatgtttcaaaaatgaGCCACACTAATGTGTACGTTATATTTTCGTTAGATATAGCCACAGTACCAGCATCGTGAAATCTGTCAGTTGTAAAACAGTTTCAGTTTTCTGGCCCAAGTAAATGTGACTGAATGTTTATTGAGATCAACGTATTAgaatcgttattttattttatgagCACAGGAGGAACGTCGGAATTGATTCatcgttttcttttatttaataCTAACTGAAAATTAAAGTCACTTTACCGTATTACCGTTGGATTACCCCGGGGTAAAATTCCTTATTTGAGATGATAAATACGTTTAATGTTTGGTATATATCTCAAAGTCACTGTCGCATTGGGTGCTgttgtaagaaaaatgaaacatctCAATTGTCTTCCTGCTGCATTTGAAGTTCGCGCAATAGTTGTGCTCTTTGCTTTTCTAATTCATCCTCGGATAATTCGTGGTGATGAGCAGCACCCTCGTTAACCGAACCGTTTTCACTGTGGGCAGACGTTCGTCGATGTTTTTCATCCTTACGTTTTCGGTCAGGAGACTCTTCTGAAGATGGTAGCCTTGAATAGGAACgctgaacaaaaaataaaaagttgaacAGCAACTTCACTAGTTGAGTAAACACACGTCGATAGTAATAAAGTTTCACTTACTGAACGGCTGCGGCCtcttttcttcttacttttcttGCGCTTGGATTTTTTCACGTCAGATTCAGAACTGTCCGATTTACTCGGAGGACTCATAGATCGTgatttttgggtttttttCTTAACCCCTTTTTCACTTGTATCAGACTCCTGAAAATAGTAGAAATAGATTTATACGTTCTCGTCGAAACGACAGAAAGCTATTTCTATGTTTTTCTTGCACTTACACTATGGGACCGAGACCGTGACTTTCTTTTcggttttttcgttttcttttttttgctcctTATGTGATGGTGGCTACAACTTTCCTCGATCTCGTGCTGATACTCCTTGAATATCCTTACTCTCTCGCTCTCGAGTGTTATGGCTTTGAAATCGGATTCCCCTTCGATTTTGGCTCTAACATCGTCCCACGACATCTGATAATCAACGTCTAAGGTTTTAAGCAAGTTTTTAAATCCAATTTCAAGCTTTTTAAATTTCCTCGTTTCTTCTTTGATCCTCTCCTTTTCCCTTGCCTCTGCTTTTTCAAGCAACAGATTGTACGTGAGTTTGACATTTCCAGCATCCAGAGTCGCCGATTTTCTGTCCTCGCAAACTACCGTCGCAAACTCTTCAAATGTAGTGTTAACCTGAACGTCAAAACTTTTGTCCTTCAAAATTTCgcgaattattttcttttcgtcaTGGAAACGTGACTTTAAATCTTCGACGTAAAATTTGAACAGATCTAATGGCGTTGATCCCGGCTGACCAAGCATGGCTGAAAATCGTATATCGGCGGATAGCATAGGATAAAGTTCCACCCAGAGTGACATGGATGTCAGTTTGCCTTGCTCGTGTAAATCGTCCAATAAACTCTATAATGTATACAACGAAAGGAATGAATGACAGAAcataaaaaaacaatgtaTCCATATATGAATTCAGCGACTCACTATAAATCCGTCCCTATTTTTCCTCTCTAATCGtttccttcgttttttctcccgctccttttcctcctcttcatcTTTCTCCAATTGACGaatatgattttcaaaaactagCAGAGCATCCTCCTTATCCATAGCCAACAAGTCCGCGTCTTCAGCAAACGCAGAATGCTGAAGCAGCAATGCTTGTGCCTCCTGCCAAGTGGTTTTGTATGTAACGTCTGTCATGGCGTCCAACACAAGGGCGAGTCGTTTGGTGTTACGTTTCTTCATAACCTTTGCTTCCTCTTTTTCACGTTTAGCCAAGTTGAATATAACATCCTCGTAAATGTCACGACGATCCGAGTCTCCAACCGAACGCCAAAGCTCCAAGTTACCATACATCTCCTCacatttgtaatattttgtattACTCGTCATCTTCTCGTGAGTCAATAAAAACTGTTCTAAGTCCTCCTTGGCTTTTTTCAGcctgacaaaagaaaaaaaaatactccgATGTAATTCAGTTACAATAAATGATGAACAGATTTTCAGCAACAAATAATAACTCTACCTCAGTCTTTCCTGTTCACGTTCTTCTTTGAGCCGTTGAGTTTTGTAAGCGTTGAAAGCTTGTTTTCTctcgttcaatttcttcaTCTGTGGGTACCTTGGATCattttgaatcattttcaCTGCCTGTTCCCAAGTAGCATTAGAGGGTACATCTCGCTCCTTCAGCAGCTCCTTGAATGCTTCGATCGCTTCCTTTTTATCTTTAAATTGCACTTTAGGTTCAGGAGTGCTGTTCCTACTTCCATTGGCAGAACCTTTCGTCGAGTTACTATCGTCGTCTGGCTTTGTCGGAGGAGTTGGAATATTTATGGCGGCGAGGGTTGCCGCCATAGCCTGTTCAATTGCCGATTTACAGCTCGCCTCAGGAGTGCTTACTTGTGGTGTCACGAGTTTTGGCGACAACGCATGCATCACAGGTGGAACAAGAGCCCTGAAAGGATGTAAAAcgtttgataaaatattttcagtttattgaaATTAACAACACTCACGTATTCGGAGTGCTGCTTGGGACAATAGCAGAGCCGGCAACGGCAGCAGCAGTAACAACTGCAACTGAAGCAACAGTGCCAGCTTCTTCAGCAGCAAGCTTTGCCTTCAATTCCTCAAGCTCAGGTGGTATAGTCCACCTTGATTCTTTGGTTGTGACATTGTGGTAGTAAATTTTACTATTGTCAGATTTGTACTCTTTCCATGGGCACTGAGATAGTAGTAATTCACTTGGAGTTTTCAATTCATCAGGCTTTTCCCAAAGTGATTGCTTTGTTGcactattataataatatgtacgACCATCTGGAGCTTTGTGCTCTGTCCattcggattttttttccgttgttGGAATTGATGGCGTTACTGTGGCTGGCTCAAGTGTCGATGTTGTTGATGTTGGGACAGCTGGTGATCCACTTATTTGAGGAGGCGCAGCTGAGAACAGTAAAACAAAGTGAAGAAACTTAACTAAACGGGAATTCCTTGATACGGGATAAGAGTGgagtttaaaaattaacacaaTATTCTCCATCAATAAAATCTTAGaagcaaaatttaatttcagttACAATATAATTCTGGCTCAAGTATAAAAGTCACAGGGTATATCATTCTTAATTATTATCCAACTGTTGATACAATAATGATGTAAATTTGACACTTTAATACTTTACTAGCCCATTGTCAATTGATACTACATATTTATCCATGAtcctaaaaaatgaaataagcCAAGAAGTAAATCACATTGATTGCAATAGATTTccaataataatgttaaatGATTACTCATCTTACCTATAACGTTTATATCAGGAGGAGGTCCAGCGGAGATCGGAAAACTGAAACCAGGTGGCGGAATAGAAAATTGAGGTGGCATCATGCTTGGAGGACCTGGGGGCAACCCTGGAGCCGGTATATAAGGGGTGCCAGGCATGATTGGCGGCACAAAACCTGGTGGCATGCTCGGTGGGACTGAAGGAAAGCCAGCTACAGTCCCAGGTGGCGGAATGCCGTCACTAGATGCCTTTGACACAAAAACAAGTTACACGAAATCGAATTGAAATCGAAAAGTTGAAAGCGCACAAGCGTCAGAAATGCGCTCATCGCGTTTGTTTTTCGCACCACTTAACGAACGGCTCACTCTGCGACGGTCAACAGTTTTgaaggttaggttaggttaggttataTTGACGCGCCAGCGGAGCAGCTCGCCGGTTttggtgaataaataatacacaAATATATTCTCACCATGATCCGTCCTCTATACTTCGGTTATAGCACGTTGATCATTTATCGGCAACACCGGCATCCACAAATCACAATGATATATAATTCACTTCGTAACTCACACGGACTCGCAATTGTAAGTTGTGTTGTGACCATAGGGCATAGACATATAAGAATTTAGGGTGCGTTCCAAATTTAGCTCCCAGTGAggtcaacaattttttatctcgttCGCGCTGCCAAAACCGTAATTTGCTCTACCTCTGTCTTAGGGAGTTCTTCACGCTGCCGCTGCCAGTTAGTTACGGACCGCACTCTTGGAATGGTTTTTCGTCGCTTGTTCCACTCGCGTTTCAGTCTCTTTCCGATGTTCAACGCGTCGATCGATCGCTCGAAATACTTCGATAGTCTCGATGCAAGTGGcgttaattttcaaatcggtGAACGGCGAAACAATCTCACGGCAGACTTCGACCAGCGCAATAGCGTTGATAGTTTCTACATATTAGTTTGTTGTAATAATCCAAGTCGATAATTGTTTCTGTGTTATACTCTTAAGTGGTATAATTATTGTCTGCATTGGTGCTCGGAGATTGTCTGGAGCATTTATGGAATTTcacataccgggacaatctcttgaaatatagtttcaagagattgtcccggtatattcATATTTACTTGCAGTTGCTCTTTTCTTGGTAACGCGAAAAACGTCACTTGTCATTCATTATTTATGCtttgatttttgatatgttTGTTATTGTAACATAATTTGACGTCACCATAAATTGGCATCTTTGGAAAAATGTTCGTTTGTTACCCAATGTTTACTCAAAGATTATGGCAACGCGTCATCACACCGACAATaccaacacaaacacatcttCACCGACGCTACACATACGCGTTATATTTTTCCGCTGAGCCGCCAGAGCGTGCTGAAAATCGAGGTACGTTTTTATACATTGGATCTTATGGGACCTTCCACTCTATCCCATACTCATTGACTTGCCCCATATGCGTCGTTCGGTCTCCTTCCCTCTAATCTTCCTGTTGTTCAGCTTTGAAATTCAGCATGGCGATTTAGAAAACGTCACTGCGATGTGATGTTTAATTGGCTGCTTCGGTTGGACCGGAGCTGTCGTTGGACGAATAAATTCGAATGGAACTAATCGTTTGCATTTGTACGTCATCTGTCAAACTCATAAACTTGTTGAAGGAAGGTAAGCGGAGGAAATTGACATAAACATCAATAATGTCGGAGGGAAGCAGATTGTTGGAGTGTTTGTTAAAAGTGTCGGAAAAAGCGGCGAATATAGCGAGGGTGTGTCGCCAAAATCGTCAGTTGTTTAAACTCTTGGTACAGGAAAAATCTGATGAGGAAAAGAATCCGAGATTTGTACAGGACTTCAAAACTCTAGCCGATGTATTGATACAGGAAACGATAAAACACGACGTGGGAACGGAGGtataaatcattaaaaaattgcgaaattggTACGCTAAGGATTACCCAAATAAGttggtttgaaaattaaaggCAGTTTCCAGACCTGGCGGAGCATGTAACAGGCGAGGAGAATAACACGTTCAGTAACACATTGGGCGAGTCTGTTACCGTCAaagtttgttcaaattttgacgACACTGCCAACCTCTTGGAAAGAGTTCTCAATAACGATTCCGAAGTTGCCAATCTACTCGCTGTTGAAGTGCACAGAGAAATTCAACTTTCAGATGTGCCGGGGAATAATCGCGTTCCTGATAATCTCAAACTCACCACCGATGCGCTCGGCATATGGATAGACCCAATTGGTAACTAGTATTGAAagtttttcagatttctcATTGCCTGTAATGTGATTTTGGAATATCTATTCATGCATGCTTTGCAATTTAACATTGTTTCCTTATATTCACTGACACTGTTTCTTTCCATGTACAAAGAAAATCTACCGTTATTTGGTCAATCTATACTAGCTTAGCGCACAACTCTGATCCCCTCAGGGGATTTCAGATTCTTTTTGTGGCCCGTAAGGTCTTGGCACTGTTTTTCATGTCCTAATAAATCAATGCACGCAATCTACATGATAGGCAGCCTTGGAATGCTCTTATTTAAATTTCCTAGATTCTACCGCCGAGTATATTCATGGGGTAGAAAAAGTAGATGAGGTGACGGGTGTGCATTTAAGCGGTTTGAGGTGCGTTACCGTGCTCATTGGAGTCTTTGAGAAAACCACGGGACGTCCAGTTCTAGGTGTGATAAATCAGCCGTTCCACAATAATACTTGTGATTCCGAGTAAGTTGATAAATAAGTATCAATGGGAAATCGTACCTGGGCTTGGAACTAGGTTGAAATCGTTATTGAAAAGCTTTTATCGATTACTTCATTGctgtttttttctccttcgctTCACTTAATAGGTGGCTGGGATTGACCTACTGGGGCTTCAACTATAATGGTGTTAGACTGTCCTCGATAAGTGGTCCAGAACCAAGTAGGAATGTTGCTGTTCTGAGCAGCTCAGAGAGTGCGGGTATCAAGTCAAAGCTATCTGAAAATGGCTTCACTTTGGTCGAAGCAGCTGGAGCTGGCTATAAGTTGTTGACGGTGATTCTTGGCCAGTCTGACATCTACATTTTGTCTAAGGACTCCACATTCAAGTGGGACACTTGCGCAGCTCAGGCTATATTGGGTTCCTTGGAAGGAGGTGTAATTGATTTTAGAAACTTCTTAAAAACTGACTCTTCAAAcgattcgaatctcatttactTACCTGCGGATAACGATTCCTGCAATCGAGGTGGCATTGTTGCTTACCGCAACATAGAAATCTTGGAatctattaaaaaaatattattatctcaCTAGCGTTAAAAGACGGTGCCAAATTTTCATGATCTTGCAACTCGATCCCCGTTTTTATTCTGATTTTGGATTTTAATTCAAGTTAAGTACATGCAGGCTACGCTGTACTTAAGATGAACCGGTGTTTTTAGCAATCAGTTCTAAGACGATATATTAATATCTAAATACCTATTTGCAAAGTTGTTACTGAATAGTCCAGATTTATACCCGCTCTAAAAATGTACTTAAGCAAAGTCAAAGTTATTGTGCAATGTTACTGTACTGTTATCTAGTTACTAATTACTATTACAATGTGATTTAAAGTTACCTCACCGCCGGTGACAGTAAAATATAACTGAAGATTTCATTGCACTCATGACAAAAGAAATGTACTTGATAGTAATTTCACGTACAATTTGCCTTAATCGATGTAAATCTAGTCCAATTTGATAGATcggaaaaatcgatttttaaacaTTGTGGGGGAAAAAAGTGAACATTCAAGAGCCAGAGCTTCCAAATTCGATCTTTACTTTTTCATCACGAAGCCAGGCTGATCAAGTCTTAATTGTTTAAATCCATGGTCGGATTTTTCAggattcattatttttatctcatccGCGAATCATTGACTTCATGCAGCCGTTCAATATCAAATACttcacatttttcatccaCGTTTACAGCAATTAATCGAAAGTTTACATTCCTCTACATTAGACATTCGTTGTCGTCTATATAGAATCTCTATTTTATgttaaagaataatttttatgtaCTTAAAACTTCTACTTATCTCAccattatacacatatatttacatatacaaCATCTAGGTATAAATACCTGTAATATTAAGTGTTGAAGAATTGTAgcaaagaaattaataaattaaatggGATAAAAGTTGTAAGCCTGAAATTTTACCCGATCTAGCTGGTTTCACCGCTAATTTCAATTAAGATGCCTAAAATTGATGATTTACCATCAATGATCACGCGATTACGGTCGACAAGAAGCGAAAGGTAAGAAAAAATGTGCAGATTTGCCAGTTTCGAGACAGACGAATTTCCCCTGAACGGCGATAGAATTTGAATCGTCGATTAAGGATTCAAGACCACGCGGTAGATCAGGCTTTGCCAGATAAATCCTGCGGCCCGTATCGTACCTAATCAAGAACTGTAAGACTTGTTCAATATCCAGCGATTTCGCGGAATGAATTGTGAGATTGATGATCGCAGTTGGAATCGTGCGATTTCAAAGATCGAAGGGGAGGTCCTCAATATTCCATTAAGGGATGAGAAATTCGTACTGAGTACTTCGACCATGTCGTTTTACGCTTTAAGCTTCCGCTCAACACTGCAAAAATTTCCACCAATTCCGCCGTAAGCCTACATCAACGATATTAAAACCGTGTTATAGACAGGTGCGGATATTCCCTGGGGAAACGTATAACGCAAGGGAGAAAATTACCATTCGGTTTACAAGAATATCAATATATGTGTTTTATATATAGAAACATTTTATTACACTGTATAGGGGCGAGACGCGTTTAGTAGCGAATTTCCTCTGTGCGTTGGCATGTTGCGGATGACTGTGTACGTAATACTTCATTAATATAAATCGTTAAGTATACCCAAAACGTATTTGTTAGTTTCGTTTTGCGAGACGGCTGAATTAGTGACACTAAATACGACAAGATTCATTTATCGCGCATTATGGTCAACAGTCTTTTACAGATTAATTATGATTACGTATTTGTTACCTGTAACGTTGTTAGACattgtaaaatatacatactggtaacatatattcatatgaaTGTATACAAATCAttatgtgtacataccaatatcattattatataaacg
Proteins encoded in this region:
- the LOC107217646 gene encoding pre-mRNA-processing factor 40 homolog A, yielding MASSDGIPPPGTVAGFPSVPPSMPPGFVPPIMPGTPYIPAPGLPPGPPSMMPPQFSIPPPGFSFPISAGPPPDINVIAAPPQISGSPAVPTSTTSTLEPATVTPSIPTTEKKSEWTEHKAPDGRTYYYNSATKQSLWEKPDELKTPSELLLSQCPWKEYKSDNSKIYYHNVTTKESRWTIPPELEELKAKLAAEEAGTVASVAVVTAAAVAGSAIVPSSTPNTALVPPVMHALSPKLVTPQVSTPEASCKSAIEQAMAATLAAINIPTPPTKPDDDSNSTKGSANGSRNSTPEPKVQFKDKKEAIEAFKELLKERDVPSNATWEQAVKMIQNDPRYPQMKKLNERKQAFNAYKTQRLKEEREQERLRLKKAKEDLEQFLLTHEKMTSNTKYYKCEEMYGNLELWRSVGDSDRRDIYEDVIFNLAKREKEEAKVMKKRNTKRLALVLDAMTDVTYKTTWQEAQALLLQHSAFAEDADLLAMDKEDALLVFENHIRQLEKDEEEEKEREKKRRKRLERKNRDGFISLLDDLHEQGKLTSMSLWVELYPMLSADIRFSAMLGQPGSTPLDLFKFYVEDLKSRFHDEKKIIREILKDKSFDVQVNTTFEEFATVVCEDRKSATLDAGNVKLTYNLLLEKAEAREKERIKEETRKFKKLEIGFKNLLKTLDVDYQMSWDDVRAKIEGESDFKAITLESERVRIFKEYQHEIEESCSHHHIRSKKKKTKKPKRKSRSRSHSESDTSEKGVKKKTQKSRSMSPPSKSDSSESDVKKSKRKKSKKKRGRSRSRSYSRLPSSEESPDRKRKDEKHRRTSAHSENGSVNEGAAHHHELSEDELEKQRAQLLRELQMQQEDN
- the LOC107217652 gene encoding inositol polyphosphate 1-phosphatase — protein: MSEGSRLLECLLKVSEKAANIARVCRQNRQLFKLLVQEKSDEEKNPRFVQDFKTLADVLIQETIKHDVGTEFPDLAEHVTGEENNTFSNTLGESVTVKVCSNFDDTANLLERVLNNDSEVANLLAVEVHREIQLSDVPGNNRVPDNLKLTTDALGIWIDPIDSTAEYIHGVEKVDEVTGVHLSGLRCVTVLIGVFEKTTGRPVLGVINQPFHNNTCDSEWLGLTYWGFNYNGVRLSSISGPEPSRNVAVLSSSESAGIKSKLSENGFTLVEAAGAGYKLLTVILGQSDIYILSKDSTFKWDTCAAQAILGSLEGGVIDFRNFLKTDSSNDSNLIYLPADNDSCNRGGIVAYRNIEILESIKKILLSH